AGCATGAAGTGATGAACAGGAGACTAaccgattttgaattttacaaaatgatgAGATCATTGAACTATAGGCAAAAATTGATTGTCAATCATTTGtagaaacatttcaaaactaaTACTAAGCAAATATTTGTCTTTTGTTCCGGTGGTGCAGGAATGGGCAAACCTTATGTCACAAAAGCTCTTTTCCAAGCTCTGGTTAGGTATTTCTATTCACAAGTAGGGGAAAATCCTGATGACTGTCAAGTCCTCATAGTAGCGCCTACAGGAAAAGCCGCtcataacatcaatggtagtACACTACATGGAGCATTCCACATACCTGCATCACAAGGCTATCACTACAAAAGCCTAACTTCAGAAGCCCTCAATACCTTACGGTGCCATCTCAATAAGCTTGAAATTCTCTTCATTGATGAGATATCTATGGTAGGTTCAGGTATGTTCAATTTATTAACAACCGATTACAAAAGATAAAAGGAAACTGACTCCTTTTTGGTGGCATCAGTGTAATTGCAGTAGGCGATCTGTTTCAGTTACAACCAGCATTTGATCAGTATATTTTCTGTCATGGAACGAGAGACTACTCTTCATTGGCCTCTAATCTCTGGCAAGATAACTTCAAATCGTTCGAGTTGGAGGAAATTATTCGACAAAAAGATGTTCTTGCTTTTGCAGAATTACTAAACAGACTAAGAGATGGACGCCAGACATCAGATGATGTAAAACTTCTTAAGGCCCGTAAGTGTACACTTTCCCCTATAGAAACTCTTTAAGTTACCAAACCTGGTGCTGACAAACaaagccgctgatgaaataaatAGTAACGTGTTCCACAATGCTACAACATTCAAAGTTTGTTGTCAAGCTTTCGATATTGTTATCGGTGATATACCggattataataaacataagATGTTATCATCAGTACCTAATGATGCTACTGAAACAGCAGGACTGCATACCATATTACATATTGCTGAAGGTGTACGATATGACCTCACTGCAAATCTAAGTACAGCTGATGGACTTACCAATGGTGCTGCCCTCACTGTCAAAAAGATACATTTTGTAGATATTAGTAAAAAAGCCTCTATAGTTTGGGTTTTATTTGATGATAACCAAACTGGTGTGACATGGAGAAGAGATAATAAACATTTGTACTCTCAGGACATTCATGCTACCTGGACCCCTGTTCTACCCATTACACGccaatttcaatataaattaaATGCTAATGTATATATTGAAAGGAAACAATTTCCACTGCGCTTGGCTGTTGCGAAAACATTTCACAGAGCTCAAGGAGACACGCTGTCTGAAATTGTTGTAGATTTCTCAGGCAGACGTGTTCCCCACATTCATTATGTAGTGCTTAGTAGTTGCACTCAATTGTCAAATGTACATATacaaaatttgaatgaaaattgtatttgCGTAAATGACTCTGTGAAAAAAGAGATGATACGCCTACATACAGAAGCAGTTCTTCAGATACCAGAAATGGACTTTCCTGTCCTCGATTCCAAacattatttgaaattatctTTCCAAAATGTACGATCCCTCAAATCCCATTTCCCTGATATTGCTGCTGACTTCAATACCATTTCCAGTACAGTATTTATTGTAACAGAAACTCGACTACGCTTCAACAAGAATAACAATAGTATTCTTGATTATGATATACCTAACTTCAACGTCTATCATAATAAAACTAGTAGTAACACCTGTCATGGAACGTCTATTTATTACCATGAAACTTttggtatcaaatattcaCACACTTAATTACTCAAATATAGAAGTGACTCTTTACAATTCGAATTCATAAGCATGTAGACCCTCAGCTGGTTGCTGTGTATCGTTCACCGTCTTTGGCTTTCAGTCATACTTACCCATGCTTTGAAAATTTATTACACTATATTGATCAGAACAATCCCTTGATAGTATTTTgtgattttaatgttgatgTAGTCACAATCCAACTTACAATAAACGTAAAGATCTCCTTGCTCAAAACTTTGCTACCTTGAACTTGTACATGAACCAACTACAGACTATCATTCAACTTTAGACCACATATATACCATATAGAAAGCAACAAGTTTAGGCATGGTGTTATTGAATCATATTTCAGTGACCACAAAACCTTGTGGATAGCTCTAGAAAAAGATAAATTTAGGTGTAACCTGTAATGCATATACTCATGTATGAATTTCATGATCATCATGTCATTCTATTGCACTTTCATATCTAAATAGCATATATTTTACAGATGTTGTCCATTAAAGATATATTCAAGAAAAATAAACGTCCATATACTCTTGTGAAGGGAAAAGTTATGGCGAAAAAAGTCACTGACCAAAATCTAACGTTCTCTTTGGCTGATAACACAGGTGCAGTAAAATGTGTCACAAGCGAACTGAAACATTACGGAAAACTGGAAGTTGGTGATGGAGTCATTCTGTCCAACTTCACTTTTGGTAGAAATGTGGTTCTCCTTCAGAAAAGATCACAGATCAGTTTATCGGCAGCTATTGACATCAATGTGCCTTCTGACATTGAAACTACCGCTAAACACATAATTCAGCCACCCGAACCTGTGACAGTGACCATAAAAGAGGCACGGAAACGAGGTGAAAGTGCCCACCTCATCAATATTGTTGCTACTGTTGATCAGGTaagttatatatttgattatcattttaaaatgatttcacATCTCTCTGTCCAAAATGTGGCATCATAGATTATATACCTATCCAAAATTACTAAACAAGTTAATCACTGTTTATGTATGAtaacaat
This Tubulanus polymorphus chromosome 7, tnTubPoly1.2, whole genome shotgun sequence DNA region includes the following protein-coding sequences:
- the LOC141908380 gene encoding uncharacterized protein LOC141908380, whose translation is MGKPYVTKALFQALVRYFYSQVGENPDDCQVLIVAPTGKAAHNINGSTLHGAFHIPASQGYHYKSLTSEALNTLRCHLNKLEILFIDEISMLQPAFDQYIFCHGTRDYSSLASNLWQDNFKSFELEEIIRQKDVLAFAELLNRLRDGRQTSDDVKLLKARAVKCVTSELKHYGKLEVGDGVILSNFTFGRNVVLLQKRSQISLSAAIDINVPSDIETTAKHIIQPPEPVTVTIKEARKRGESAHLINIVATVDQDEQPHPVSSPSKGTINVRNITLTDSSGEKIRLTLWQPLTETNFQSGG